Proteins from one Xenorhabdus griffiniae genomic window:
- the mlaD gene encoding outer membrane lipid asymmetry maintenance protein MlaD has translation MQSKKNEIWVGAFVLIALAAIIFLCLKVADIRSFGSQPTYRVYAAFDNIGGLKVRSPVKVGGVVVGRVEKIWLDHKTYTPQVELDIFTQYDNIPNTSSLSIRTSGLLGEQYVALNIGFDDPDLGTAMLKDGDRIEDTKPAMVLEDLIGQFLYKSSSGSQEKSPEQAH, from the coding sequence ATGCAAAGCAAGAAAAATGAAATTTGGGTGGGAGCTTTTGTCTTGATTGCGCTGGCCGCAATCATATTTTTATGCCTCAAAGTTGCAGATATCCGATCTTTCGGCAGTCAGCCAACTTATCGTGTATATGCCGCATTTGACAATATTGGTGGCCTGAAAGTACGTTCACCGGTGAAAGTTGGCGGAGTTGTTGTTGGTCGCGTGGAGAAAATCTGGTTGGATCACAAAACGTATACGCCGCAAGTTGAATTGGATATTTTCACGCAATACGACAATATTCCCAATACCAGTTCGCTTTCTATCCGAACTTCAGGGTTACTGGGGGAACAATATGTTGCCCTCAATATTGGGTTTGATGATCCTGATTTAGGCACTGCCATGTTGAAAGATGGCGATCGTATTGAAGATACCAAGCCTGCAATGGTACTTGAAGATTTGATTGGTCAGTTCCTGTATAAGAGTAGTAGCGGAAGTCAGGAAAAATCACCGGAACAAGCACACTAA